A genome region from Numida meleagris isolate 19003 breed g44 Domestic line chromosome 14, NumMel1.0, whole genome shotgun sequence includes the following:
- the EMID1 gene encoding EMI domain-containing protein 1 isoform X2 → MEGLSRGGHRCPPLPLAMGLCCCLLLPPAAGSWSVQPRSNWCSYMVTRTVTCLVQNGTSLQRVFQGCRWPPGCGGGSYRTVIRPAYRVAYRTLTALEWKCCPGHSGANCEEEPHTFLALRDSARPSTAPRRSPLRPTAFSGCLNCSRVGELSARLATLEAQVARLSVAEAPTSPAPKGDNLSRGPDTGQLWGSPAAQGSPGDEGRPGSRGPPSPSGPKSDAGGRGPSGIPGVKGPSGPPGPPGPPGPPGHDGARGPPGEKGLPGPPGPPGPPAPVGPAVPWLTDPRDPLLSNTFTEAAGGIVGPAGPPGPMGPMGPPGPPGPMGLPGPPGPDGRAGTPGAAGPRGDKGDRGPKGEPGSRGQDGAQGEPGPKGEPGDKGTWGEGLHQLREALKILAERVLILETMIGLYEPEPGSGSGPGGPPAPSPPRAKRGRSLPTPQALPGQP, encoded by the exons ATGGAGGGCCTCTCCCGGGGGGGGCACCGCTGCCCGCCCCTACCCCTGGcgatggggctgtgctgctgcctgctgctgccgcccGCTGCCGGCTCCTGGAGCGTGCAGCCCCGCAG CAACTGGTGCTCCTACATGGTGACGAGGACGGTGACGTGCCTGGTGCAGAACGGCACCTCCCTGCAGCGCGTGTTCCAGGGCTGCCGCTGGCCGCCAGGCTGCGGAGGGGGCAG CTACCGCACCGTCATCCGGCCCGCGTACCGGGTGGCCTACAGGACGCTGACGGCGCTGGAGTGGAAGTGCTGTCCTGGGCACAGCGGGGCCAACTGCGAGGAAG AGCCGCACACCTTCCTCGCTCTGCGTGACTCTGCACGCCCCAGCACCGCTCCACGCCGCTCCCCACTGCGCCCCACGGCTTTCTCAG GGTGCCTGAACTGCAGCCGCGTTGGGGAGCTGTCGGCACGCCTGGCCACCCTCGAGGCACAG GTGGCTCGGCTCTCAGTGGCAGAAGCCCCCACGTCCCCAGCACCCAAAGGTGACAACTTGAGTAGGGGTCCAGACACCGGGCAGCTCTGGGGGTCCCCAGCCGCGCAGGGGAGCCCAGGGGATGAAG GCAGACCTGGCTCGCGGGGACCCCCCAGTCCCTCTGGTCCCAAGAGTGATGCAGGAGGACGGGGACCCTCAGGCATTCCTGGGGTGAAGggtccatcaggacccccag GtcccccaggacccccaggtcccccAGGCCACGATGGAGCCAGGGGCCCCCCTGGAGAAAAAGGATTACCTGGCCCCCCTGGACCCCCCGGGCCTCCTGCTCCTGTGGGCCCGGCCGTACCCTGGCTGACTGACCCAA GGGACCCGCTCCTCTCCAACACCTTCACCGAAGCAGCCGGGGGCATCGTGGGCCCCGCTGGCCCCCCCGGACCCATGGGGCCGATGG GACCCCCCGGCCCCCCAGGACCCATGGGGCTGCCCGGCCCCCCGGGGCCTGAT GGGAGAGCTGGGACGCCCGGAGCTGCTGGTCCCCGTGGAGACAAAGGCGACAGG GGCCCCAAGGGAGAACCAGGCAGCCGTGGGCAGGATGGAGCACAG ggCGAGCCGGGCCCCAAGGGCGAGCCAGGCGACAAGGGCACTTGG GGGGAGGGTTTACACCAGCTCCGCGAAGCTTTGAAGATTTTAGCGGAGAGGGTTTTAATCTTGGAAACAATGATTGGGCTCTATG AACCAGAGCCTGGCTCAGGCAGCGGCCCTGGGGGtccaccagcacccagcccccCCCGCGCCAAGCGTGGTCGCTCGCTCCCCACCCCCCAGGCTCTCCCTGGCCAGCCCTAA
- the EMID1 gene encoding EMI domain-containing protein 1 isoform X1, whose amino-acid sequence MEGLSRGGHRCPPLPLAMGLCCCLLLPPAAGSWSVQPRSNWCSYMVTRTVTCLVQNGTSLQRVFQGCRWPPGCGGGSSYRTVIRPAYRVAYRTLTALEWKCCPGHSGANCEEEPHTFLALRDSARPSTAPRRSPLRPTAFSGCLNCSRVGELSARLATLEAQVARLSVAEAPTSPAPKGDNLSRGPDTGQLWGSPAAQGSPGDEGRPGSRGPPSPSGPKSDAGGRGPSGIPGVKGPSGPPGPPGPPGPPGHDGARGPPGEKGLPGPPGPPGPPAPVGPAVPWLTDPRDPLLSNTFTEAAGGIVGPAGPPGPMGPMGPPGPPGPMGLPGPPGPDGRAGTPGAAGPRGDKGDRGPKGEPGSRGQDGAQGEPGPKGEPGDKGTWGEGLHQLREALKILAERVLILETMIGLYEPEPGSGSGPGGPPAPSPPRAKRGRSLPTPQALPGQP is encoded by the exons ATGGAGGGCCTCTCCCGGGGGGGGCACCGCTGCCCGCCCCTACCCCTGGcgatggggctgtgctgctgcctgctgctgccgcccGCTGCCGGCTCCTGGAGCGTGCAGCCCCGCAG CAACTGGTGCTCCTACATGGTGACGAGGACGGTGACGTGCCTGGTGCAGAACGGCACCTCCCTGCAGCGCGTGTTCCAGGGCTGCCGCTGGCCGCCAGGCTGCGGAGGGGGCAG CAGCTACCGCACCGTCATCCGGCCCGCGTACCGGGTGGCCTACAGGACGCTGACGGCGCTGGAGTGGAAGTGCTGTCCTGGGCACAGCGGGGCCAACTGCGAGGAAG AGCCGCACACCTTCCTCGCTCTGCGTGACTCTGCACGCCCCAGCACCGCTCCACGCCGCTCCCCACTGCGCCCCACGGCTTTCTCAG GGTGCCTGAACTGCAGCCGCGTTGGGGAGCTGTCGGCACGCCTGGCCACCCTCGAGGCACAG GTGGCTCGGCTCTCAGTGGCAGAAGCCCCCACGTCCCCAGCACCCAAAGGTGACAACTTGAGTAGGGGTCCAGACACCGGGCAGCTCTGGGGGTCCCCAGCCGCGCAGGGGAGCCCAGGGGATGAAG GCAGACCTGGCTCGCGGGGACCCCCCAGTCCCTCTGGTCCCAAGAGTGATGCAGGAGGACGGGGACCCTCAGGCATTCCTGGGGTGAAGggtccatcaggacccccag GtcccccaggacccccaggtcccccAGGCCACGATGGAGCCAGGGGCCCCCCTGGAGAAAAAGGATTACCTGGCCCCCCTGGACCCCCCGGGCCTCCTGCTCCTGTGGGCCCGGCCGTACCCTGGCTGACTGACCCAA GGGACCCGCTCCTCTCCAACACCTTCACCGAAGCAGCCGGGGGCATCGTGGGCCCCGCTGGCCCCCCCGGACCCATGGGGCCGATGG GACCCCCCGGCCCCCCAGGACCCATGGGGCTGCCCGGCCCCCCGGGGCCTGAT GGGAGAGCTGGGACGCCCGGAGCTGCTGGTCCCCGTGGAGACAAAGGCGACAGG GGCCCCAAGGGAGAACCAGGCAGCCGTGGGCAGGATGGAGCACAG ggCGAGCCGGGCCCCAAGGGCGAGCCAGGCGACAAGGGCACTTGG GGGGAGGGTTTACACCAGCTCCGCGAAGCTTTGAAGATTTTAGCGGAGAGGGTTTTAATCTTGGAAACAATGATTGGGCTCTATG AACCAGAGCCTGGCTCAGGCAGCGGCCCTGGGGGtccaccagcacccagcccccCCCGCGCCAAGCGTGGTCGCTCGCTCCCCACCCCCCAGGCTCTCCCTGGCCAGCCCTAA
- the EMID1 gene encoding EMI domain-containing protein 1 isoform X3, translated as MEGLSRGGHRCPPLPLAMGLCCCLLLPPAAGSWSVQPRSNWCSYMVTRTVTCLVQNGTSLQRVFQGCRWPPGCGGGSSYRTVIRPAYRVAYRTLTALEWKCCPGHSGANCEEEPHTFLALRDSARPSTAPRRSPLRPTAFSGCLNCSRVGELSARLATLEAQVARLSVAEAPTSPAPKGDNLSRGPDTGQLWGSPAAQGSPGDEGRPGSRGPPSPSGPKSDAGGRGPSGIPGVKGPSGPPGPPGPPGPPGHDGARGPPGEKGLPGPPGPPGPPAPVGPAVPWLTDPRDPLLSNTFTEAAGGIVGPAGPPGPMGPMGPPGPPGPMGLPGPPGPDGRAGTPGAAGPRGDKGDRGPKGEPGSRGQDGAQASSFQALLRQQARLEVLARRVTLLEAIIWPEPEPGSGSGPGGPPAPSPPRAKRGRSLPTPQALPGQP; from the exons ATGGAGGGCCTCTCCCGGGGGGGGCACCGCTGCCCGCCCCTACCCCTGGcgatggggctgtgctgctgcctgctgctgccgcccGCTGCCGGCTCCTGGAGCGTGCAGCCCCGCAG CAACTGGTGCTCCTACATGGTGACGAGGACGGTGACGTGCCTGGTGCAGAACGGCACCTCCCTGCAGCGCGTGTTCCAGGGCTGCCGCTGGCCGCCAGGCTGCGGAGGGGGCAG CAGCTACCGCACCGTCATCCGGCCCGCGTACCGGGTGGCCTACAGGACGCTGACGGCGCTGGAGTGGAAGTGCTGTCCTGGGCACAGCGGGGCCAACTGCGAGGAAG AGCCGCACACCTTCCTCGCTCTGCGTGACTCTGCACGCCCCAGCACCGCTCCACGCCGCTCCCCACTGCGCCCCACGGCTTTCTCAG GGTGCCTGAACTGCAGCCGCGTTGGGGAGCTGTCGGCACGCCTGGCCACCCTCGAGGCACAG GTGGCTCGGCTCTCAGTGGCAGAAGCCCCCACGTCCCCAGCACCCAAAGGTGACAACTTGAGTAGGGGTCCAGACACCGGGCAGCTCTGGGGGTCCCCAGCCGCGCAGGGGAGCCCAGGGGATGAAG GCAGACCTGGCTCGCGGGGACCCCCCAGTCCCTCTGGTCCCAAGAGTGATGCAGGAGGACGGGGACCCTCAGGCATTCCTGGGGTGAAGggtccatcaggacccccag GtcccccaggacccccaggtcccccAGGCCACGATGGAGCCAGGGGCCCCCCTGGAGAAAAAGGATTACCTGGCCCCCCTGGACCCCCCGGGCCTCCTGCTCCTGTGGGCCCGGCCGTACCCTGGCTGACTGACCCAA GGGACCCGCTCCTCTCCAACACCTTCACCGAAGCAGCCGGGGGCATCGTGGGCCCCGCTGGCCCCCCCGGACCCATGGGGCCGATGG GACCCCCCGGCCCCCCAGGACCCATGGGGCTGCCCGGCCCCCCGGGGCCTGAT GGGAGAGCTGGGACGCCCGGAGCTGCTGGTCCCCGTGGAGACAAAGGCGACAGG GGCCCCAAGGGAGAACCAGGCAGCCGTGGGCAGGATGGAGCACAG GCCAGTAGCTTCCAAGCCCTGCTGCGGCAGCAGGCCCGCCTGGAGGTCCTGGCTAGAAGGGTCACCCTCCTGGAAGCCATCATCTGGCCAG AACCAGAGCCTGGCTCAGGCAGCGGCCCTGGGGGtccaccagcacccagcccccCCCGCGCCAAGCGTGGTCGCTCGCTCCCCACCCCCCAGGCTCTCCCTGGCCAGCCCTAA